The following are from one region of the Terriglobales bacterium genome:
- a CDS encoding nuclear transport factor 2 family protein, with amino-acid sequence MQKMLIAFALMALAAGAGFGQDKTAAADKTAVMKTVQQFTDAFNKGDGKTAAAACADQTSIIDEFPPYEWHGAGGCAKWMNDFDADSKKDGITDGSVKLGPARHVEVTGDRAYVVVPAEYSFKQKGNAIKESGSTLTVALKKGANGWRMTAWTWTKNEVK; translated from the coding sequence ATGCAGAAGATGCTTATTGCTTTCGCGCTGATGGCATTGGCAGCCGGCGCGGGTTTCGGACAAGACAAGACCGCTGCGGCGGACAAGACCGCGGTGATGAAGACGGTGCAGCAATTTACGGATGCGTTCAACAAAGGCGACGGCAAGACCGCGGCAGCGGCGTGCGCCGACCAAACCTCAATCATCGACGAATTCCCGCCGTACGAGTGGCACGGGGCGGGCGGGTGCGCGAAGTGGATGAACGACTTCGATGCTGATTCCAAGAAGGATGGCATTACGGACGGTTCCGTCAAACTGGGTCCGGCGCGACACGTCGAGGTTACGGGCGACCGCGCTTACGTGGTGGTTCCAGCTGAGTACAGCTTCAAGCAAAAAGGAAACGCCATCAAGGAGAGCGGCTCGACGTTGACGGTTGCGCTGAAAAAAGGCGCGAACGGGTGGCGCATGACCGCCTGGACATGGACAAAGAACGAAGTGAAGTAA